Below is a genomic region from Nitratidesulfovibrio sp..
CTCTGGCGGGGGCGTGGAAAAGTGTTCGGATAGTGCCTGAGGGTAGACGGACTCCATGTAGTTGCGTTGCCCCTCATCAAGAGAATCCAGCAGCTCTGGGCGTTGTTGCAGCAGGTAATGGACACAGAGCGGATCAAGGGGGAGATTTTTTTGTGCCGAATTCCCTTCCTGTACCCGTGCCACGACGTTGTCCGTGTTATTCATGCGGACGAAGAAAGAATAGAGATTTGATGTTTCGAAGTCACCATCTGTCGAATATTTCTGCTTTAATTCATCAACTGCTTCGTCAAGATTAATGCGCAGTGCAACTGCTGGTGCGTTGACATAGTCGTAGTGTCGTGTTTCTCCGAATTCCTTGAACAAGAAAATATCTTTGTAAAATCTGACATGTTTGGGGTTTACGGTAATAACAATGTCGTTTGCGTTTATAATCATGGAATATTGAAACATTGCTTTTGCTAGATACATAAGCATGTTCGACCATCTTCGCATGCGTTGTGTGACAAGGGATCCGACTTCGATGATTTTACGTCCTTGCGCGCGCAGAGTGTCTATTTCTGGTTTGTATATGGAGTCCATAGGCAGTCCGAATGCTTCTGAGTCGACGATATGTGTCAGGGTGCAGACAACGTCCTGGGCGCTTTTGAAGATGAATACAGATGTCTTGGGGAGCATGCTCCAAATATTGTAGTGCATGCACGAATGGTGCGGGTGCGTGTAGTTCGATTGCAAGTATTCGTCGTATACCAGGCGAAACGCACGTGTGTACTCGTCGAGGGTTTCAGCGGTCTTGATGGCTGGCTTGTCCAGGCCCTCAAGGTTGCAGTCCAGCAGTGACGAACGTCGTATGCGTATGGTTCTGCGCTTGTCGATGGAGGCGGGCATGGCTGTCTCGATGGTTGGATGGCAGTTGCGGGTCGCGCTTGCCGTGGGTGAGAGAAAGCCAGTTTCGTGCCAGCGGGACGGTTGTGAGAGTTTTTTCGACAAATGTTGGATGTCCGATAAGGCTTGGATGTATAACATGCTAAATTGTAAGATTAAAATTATGGCACGAATGTGGCATGTCGTGCCGTGTATCCTTTTGATGCAAGCTTGGATGCGTGCGTGTCCGGCGCTGGGCAGATGTTGAGTTTTCACCCTGCAGCGCATGCAGGCAAAGTGTATTTACTTGTGAATGAGGGTGCTACTGTTATGAAGCTACACATTGGTGAATTCATGCGTGTGCAACTGTTGGGAGTATCTCAATATGCAAAATATAATACGAAGCATGTCGTAAAAGATGTTGGCATTCGCTATTCTTCTATTGATAGGTGCGAATGGATTTGCAGCCAACATGAGAAGAGGAAAACGCTTAGAAAAGGAGTATCGATAGATTCTGTAGTAAGAATAGAAAAAGGGTATAATGACATTTTCTATACAGCAGCGATAGTTAAAAATATATCGTTGTGCGGAATGCGTCTTGAAGTTCATTCCAAAAGCATTGATGAACATTCAGGAATGGAACACATAAGAAACATTGATGTTGTATTGAAATTTCCAAGTGGATGTGAGGTGTTAATATTCAAATGCGACGTTCGTTATGTTGAAATTTCAGGGGTAATGGTGGTGGGTGCAGAGTTTGTATTGCCAGACGAAGTAACATTGCGGCATGTAGTCCGGTTTTTGCTGACATCGTCATGCCAGAAGGTATCGCGACTAGATACATGTCGATCGTCTTTACAGATGTCGGGTTTCCCGACAGGCGTGCCCGTCTGAAGCCGCGTACTTTGGCATTGCAAGGGCCATGCGCCGTTCGCTGTTCGGGTACGCCCGACACTCGGCGTTCCGGCGCATGCCATGGCAGGCATGTGGACGCTGGCCCCGGTAAACAGTCGCAGTGAGCACCGGCGCGTGCTCCCCTGTGTTCATCGCCACCGATTTTCTGTACGCCCTGTGCCTGCCGGGGCTGCCGTTTCATTTCGTGGGATGCTGCATTGGTTGTTGTGGGCACTGTGGCGCCGCGTGACGCTGCGGAAGTGTCGTCCCTAGCAATCTCTCCTGTCGTGCTCCCCAGCCCTCCGTGCCATCCGTCTGGCGGGCAAGCCTGTCCGGCAGGTTTGCCCGCGCTTCTTCTTCTGCCATTCCCTGAGCCTCCCCCCTTATTCTTCCGGCCAATCGGTTGGTCGCGCCGCCTCCAATTCCCCGCGTGCTGTGGGTAAGGCGGATACCCCGCGCCTGGCCCCGGTCATCTATCTCGTCTTTATCCTCTTTCGCGCCCATTCCTGGGCCCCCCTCGATGCATGTTCGCCGTCGGGACATGGCCGTCCAGCTTTGCAATACAAAGTGTCCGGCTTGTTCATACGGCCCCTTCGAAAACAACGGCATTCCAGTTTTTCAATACGGATGGGCCGATCATGCGGTTGGCCTGAAGGCGTGAGGCTCAGGCGGGGCGTGGAGTTCTCTCCTTCCGACGGGCACGCGGCTCTTGGCATGCTTTTGGCTCTTTATGATCGCCGTGAATAGCGCGCCCGTTCTTTTGTGAGTCAGCGAGGAGGATTCAGTGAAGATCAGCAGAGATATCGCAATGTGTTGTCTGATGCTCTCCGCGTTGTTGTGTGGCTGCGGTTCCGATCGTAGCGACGATTTTCTCACAGAGGGACGTAAGCTCATGGAACAGGGCAACCCCGGCGGAGCGGTCGTCTTTTTCAAAAATGCCCTGGAAAATAATCCGGGTGATTACGGGATGCATCTGGAACTTGGGAAAGCATATCTCAAGCTTGGCAAGTTCAATCTTGCGGAGGTGGAACTGCAGAAGTGCTACCGTCAGCAACCCGGTGATCCGGGACTCAACCTTGCTCTGGGTGAGCTGTATGTGAAACGCAGCAATCCGGATGCTGCCCAGACGCATCTGGCGCAGTTCGAGTCGTCCGTGGGCGCTACCGCCGCATCGCGCGAATTCACGGGGGTTGCCCTGTATCAGCAGAAGCACAGCGATGAGGCCCGGCATGCACTGGAACAATCCATCGAGCTTGATCCTTCGCGTGTCTCGTCCCGGCTTGTTCTTGCCAGGCTGCACCAGGCCCGCGGCGATCTTGCGGCGGCACGGGCGGTTACCGACAAGGCCGTGGAAGTTGCTCCCACCAGCATCGAAGCGCTGAAGCAAAAGGCCGACCTGTTCATGCAGCAGGGCGACATGGAGCAGGCGCTTGCCACCTTCCGGCAGGTGACCGCGCAGTATCCGCACGAAGAATATTCCCGTTACATGGTGGGCGCCTTGCTGCTGCAGACGGGCAAGGTGGAGGAAGCGCGCGCCGCCCTGGACGCCATGCGCCTGGATTTCAAGGACAGTTCGCTCGCTTTCCTGTTGGGGGGCATGCTGGCTTCACAGGAGCACGACTACGCCGAAGCGGTGACGCTGTTTCAGCGTAGCGTGGCCTTGCGGCCAAGCGTTGACGGCTACTTCAAGCTGGGAGTCGCCCTGTACGCCAAAGGTGATCTGGAAATCGCCCTCAGCCAGTTTCAGAGGATTCTGGATGTAGCGCCCCGCCATTCTGCCGCACGCCGCATGGTGGCCACGACCCTGTTGCGGCAGAAGCGCACCGGCGAGGCTATCGAGGAAGCCAGACGTCTGCTTGCCGACCATCCCGGCGATGCGGCGGCCCATTTGCTGCTCGCCAACGCATACCTGGCCGAAGGCGACACCTCTGGGGCCGAAAAGGAGTTCGAGGCAAGCCTGGCCATCGATTCCGGACAGATCGGTGCATTATTGCAGATCAGTGCGTTGCGGCAGTCCGTAGGCCGCATGGATGAGGCGCTGGAGGACCTGAAAATGGCGGTGGTTGTCGCCCCGGCCAGTTTGGCGGCGCGCAATGCCATCTACAGCTTCTATCTGGCCCGTGGCGATCTCGCCAAGGCCGAGGTTGTGGTGCGTGAAGGCCTGAACGGCACCCCGCAGGACGCGGTGCTTTACAGCATGCTGGTGCCGCTTCATGCGCGCGAGAAGGACGACGCCAAGGCCCTGGATGCCATCGCCAAGGCGCATGTCGCAGATCCTGGCTTTGCCGAGGCCTACATGCTCGGCGCGCGCCTGCACGCGGCTGCGGGCAGAAACGGGCAGGCGCTGGCGGAATGTGATGCCTATCTTGCCTATGCTCCTGATGCACAAGGTTTTCTTGTGGCTTCTGGCGCGCTGCTGGACCTGCTTGGCCGTACAGAGGAGGCCGATGCGCGCTACGCGCGGGCGCTGCTTGGCAAGAACCCCCGGGTGGTGCTGCTGGCGGCCACCCGAGAGGCGGCTGCCGGGCGACCGGAAAAGAGCAGGAAACTGCTTGAAGCGGCGCTTGCGGTTCATGACATGGAGTCGCTGCGAGAGGCGTTGGCCGTGCTGTACGTGCGCTCCAGCCAGCCAGACAAGGCCATTGCGCTGTACGACGCACTTGAAATCACCAGGCCACACGAGGCAGCCATCGGCAGATACCGCCTGCTGATGTCGCTCGGCAAGAATGAGGATGCAGTGGCCGTGGGCCGCAAGATGATGCAGCGCGAACCTGCGTCGCCCCTCGGAGCCATACTGGTGGCCACGGCCTTCGAAAGCATGGGCAAGCGGAAGGATGGGCTGCGCGAGCTGGATGCCGCCTATAACCATGTGCCGTCACCGGATCTGCTTGTCGCCATGGGTGGCATGAGCGAACGCGACGGCGATCCCGTGAAGGCAGAGACATACTACCGCAAGGCCCTGAAACTGAAGGGCGACAGCCCCGCCATGATGGCCCTTGCAGGGCTGCACATGCGCCGCAACGAGTTGGCCCCGGCCATTGAATTGTACAGCAGCGTCGTATCGCTGCAACCGGACAATGTCGTGGCGCTGAACAACCTCGCCATGGCCTATTCGCGCAAGAACGGCGAGCAGCGACGGGCATTGCAGCTGTCACTCCAGGCGTACATGCGTTCGCCCGACAGCGTGGACGTGCTGGATACGCTGGGCACCTGCCTCATGCTCAACGACAGGGCGGACGATGCCTCGCGCGCATTCACGCGGGCCGTGGCCCTGTGGCCCGAAAACCCGACGCTGCGCTACCGCCTTGCCGAGTCGCACTTCAAGGCCGGACGCAAGGAACAGGCTGCGGAGCATGCCCGCGTGGCGCTTACGGCAACGGATTTTCCCGAGGCGGGCAAGGCGCGTGAACTGCTTGGCAAGGCAGGTAACTAGCATGGCGGAGGTGAAGACGCATGCTTGATGCTCCGGTCATGCGGCTGCTGCGCGATTCGGTCTGGCTGCTGCTGGCGCTGGGTTTTGGCCTTGTGCCTGCCTTTGCCAGCTTCGGCATCAGGGGCATCCCCCCCGCGCCGGACATGCTGGTACTGGCGGCGGTGGTGCTGCTGTGCGTCCATGGCGTGGAGAGGCTGGACCCGCCCGCAGCGCGTGAGGCTGGTCTTTTCCGGACCGCCGCAGCCGTGCTTGCAGCATCCGTAGTGCTGTATGCGCTGAACGTGGGGCAGGGGGTGCTGTTCCGGCACGAAACGCAAGGGCTTGCCGTGCTGGTCTGGTTTGCCCTGTTGCGTGGCGCCTGCATCGTGCTTTCTGGCTATTGGCGGTTTTTTCCGTCGCTGGCACCCGGGGTGCTGGTGCTCGGCAGCGGCGAGGGCCTGCGCGCCATGCGTCAACTGGTGGCGTCAACCGATGGCCGCTACCGGCTCAAGGGGGTCATTCCCTGCGCCAGTGAAGAGCGCGCCGGGGCCTGGGCGGGCCGCTGCGGGCCGGTGGACCCCGCTGCCGCGCTAGATGCCGCGATGCGTGCGGCTCTTGCGGGTGACGGGCTTGTCGCCGTCGTCCGGCGCGAAAAGGTGCGGATCATTGTCGTCTGTCTTGCCGAACGGCGCGGCACCTTTCCCGTCGATGCCGTGCTGCGCTGCCGCATGGCGGGGGTCGAGGTGTTGGATTCCTCCAGTTTCTACGAACGCGTGACCCGCAAGCTGTACATAGAGAACATGACGCCGAGCTGGCTCATTTTCGCGCCGGGGTTTCGCATCTCGCGGTGGCGCAACGCCATGAAGCGTCTGGCGGATATCGTGCTGGCGCTGCTGGCGCTTGCCGTCGTCGGGCCGTTCCTGCCGCTGGTGGCGCTGGCGGTCAGGCTCGAGTCCGCGGGACCGGTGTTTTTCCGGCAGGTGCGGGTAGGGCGAGGAGGCCGTGAATTCGTCATTTTCAAGTTTCGGACCATGCGTGACGGGGCGGAAAGGGACACCGGCCCCGTGTGGGCACGCATAGGCGACAGCCGTGTGACACCGCTGGGGGCCATGCTGCGCCGGTTCCGCATCGACGAGCTTGCGCAACTCGCCAATGTGCTGCGGGGCGACATGAGCTTCATCGGTCCACGTCCGGAGCGTCCCGAATTCGTGGAAGGCCTGAGCCGCGACATTCCGTTTTATTCGGAGCGGCACGCGGTAAAGCCGGGCCTCACCGGCTGGGCGCAGGTCCGGTACCCCTACGGCGCGAGCAGGGAGGATGCGTTGGAAAAGCTGCGGTACGACCTCTACTACATCAAGAACGGTTCATGGAAATTGGATGTGGAGATACTTTTCAGGACACTTGGCGTCATACTTCTAGGTTACGGAGCGAGATGACATGAAAGCGCTGCGCATTATTTTAATGGCGTTGACTGTCGCATGTACGGCAAGTTTTGGCATGTGTGCCGACTACATTATAGATATAGGTGATGTCCTGCATGTGCATGTGTGGGGTGAGAAAGAACTTGATGTGCAGACAAATGTACGCCCTGACGGAAAAATAACGCTTCCCGGCGTGGGTGATGTGGATGCTGCCGGAAATACCACGGTGCAGCTGCAGGAAAGAATTGCAGAAACACTCGGCACAATTGTCCGTGATCCCATGGTGACCGTATCCGTCAGCACCTCGCACAACAATGCCGTGGTGGTGCACGGAGCGGGTGTCAAGCCGGGGGTCGTGCCGCTTGAGGGGCGGACAACGTTGTTGCAGTTGCTGACGCGCATCGCGCCCGAAAGCACGGCGGATCTCGATGCCGCCACGCTTACACGCAACGGCACCGTGATGATGACCGGATTCCGTGATCTCTACGAGCGCGGGGCAACCGCCGCCGACATGAACCTGATGGGGGGCGACCGGATCTTCGTGCCCTTTCGGGAAAAGTGGAATGTCTACGTCATAGGGGCTGTCGAAAAACCGATGGCCATCCCCCACCACGAAGGCATGACCATGCTTGAGGCAGTGCTTGCCGCGGGTGGCTTCACCCGGTTTGCCGATCGCAACCAGACAGAGATTGTCCGCGACACGAAAGGGCAGCGGCAGGTCATGCGCGTGCGTGCGGGCGACCTTATCGACAAGGGCGACCTTGGCGAGAACAGGCTGTTGATGCCGGGGGACTATGTCATCGCGAAAAAGGGGCTCTTCTAGCATGCCGCCGGAAGGGCAACGCCAGGAGAGATCGTGTGCGCCTGCGGCAGAGGGGCCGGATATTCGGCGCCACCTGGCCCTGCTGCGCGAACGAGCCGTGCCGTTCTGCATCATCACCGTGGTCGTCACCCTGCTTGGCGTTGCCGCAAGCTATGTGCTGCCCAAAAGGTATCAGGCCAACTCCACCGTCTCCATCGAGCAGAACGTCATCAGCGACTTCGTCAAGGGCATTGCCATCACCCCTTCACTTGAAGCCAAGATGCGCATCATCAAGGTTTCGGTGCTCAGCCGTCGGACGCTGCTCCAGGTCATTCAGGACCTGGACATGGACCTCGATGCCAAGGGTGATGATCTGGAACGGCTCATAGAGACTACCCGCAACAACGTCGATATCGGGCACGACGAGAAAAAGGGGCTGTTCTACATCCACTATGTGAATTCCTCGCCCGTGCGGGCGCGCGACTTCGTGAACACCCTGACCCGGCGCTACATCGAGGAAAGCACGGCCTCCAAGCGCGAGGAATCGTACGAGGCCACCCGCTTTCTGTCCGACCAGATAGCGGTGTTCCAGAAGCGCATCGACACGGCGCAGCAGGGCATAGACGAATTCAAGTCGGACAAGGGGCTCATACTCAGCCTCAACGAGAACATCCTGCGCGAGGAAATCAAGGAAACGGAACACCGCCTTGGAGAAACGCGCATCCGCAAGAACGAGCGCCTCGCCCAGTTGAACATCATGGAGCACTCCTCGTCCGGCGGCGGGAAGCTGGCGGAGAAGGAGGCCACCTATCGGGCCATGTTGCGCACCTACACGGAACGCCACCCTGACATGGTGCGGGCGCGCAACGAGATAGAGGCCATGCGCGTCGGGCCGCCATCGGGTGGCGGGCGCACGGCCAGCCTTGAATACCAGCGGGTCAAGGTCGAACTGGACGCGCTTACGGAAATGGAGCGCGCCCAGCTTGAATTGCTGGAAAAGGACAAGCGGCTGCTGCAGGAACTGCCGGCCGTCCAGACGGAACTGAAGGTTCTCGAACAGACCCGCCAGAACGAGATGCTGATCTACGAGCAACTGGTTGCGCGCTACGGGCAGTCCGAAGTGTCGAAACAGATGGAGTTGCAGGACAAGGCCGTCAGCTTCCGCATCATTGAGCCGGCCATTCTGCCGCTGGTGCACAAGTTCCCCAACCGGCCGCTGATCATGATCGGGTCCATCTTCTTCGGCATGGCCCTGGCCGCCGGGAGCATCGTCGCCCACGATATCGCCGTGCGCCGCGTGCGCTCCCTGGAAGACCTGACCTCGCTCGGGTGCCAGGTGCTCGGCGTACTGCCGCGCATAGAGACGCTGCGGGACACGGCGCTGCTGCGGCGGCGCGCGTGGGCCATGGGCATCACGGCGGTGATCCTCCTGCTGGTGTCGGTGCTGGCGCTGGCCGAGTATCTCGGCTTTCACGGTGTGGATTCGTTGTTTGCACGCATCCGGGCCAGTCTTTTCAACAGCATCTGAAAGGGGAGAGGCCATGAGCAGAATCGAGGAAGCGCTCGAACGGGCGCGCAGGGAACAACAAAGACCAGCCGAAGGGGGAAGCGGGCCGCCTTCCGGGCCGCTATTGCCGGCGCTCATCCCCACGGTTCCTCCGCCCTTCCGGGAATCCACGCCCCCCCCTGACGCGCAGGCCGAGTCGCCCCGCAGGCAGGTGCGGCTGGACTCCAAGCTCATCGCGGCCGCAGGCTTCGGGTCTCCCCTGGGCGAAGAATACCGCAAGCTCAAGGAGCGGATCGTGCACATGGCCAGGCGCGGCGGCTCCATGAACATGTTCATGGTCACAAGCTCGGTCATGGGCGAAGGCAAGACGCTTGTCTCGGCCAACCTTGCCATCAGCCTTGCCCAGGAATTCGACAGCACGGTGCTGCTCGTCGATGCCGATCTGCGCGCGCCGAGCAGCCACCTTCTGTTCGGCGTGGATACCTCGCCGGGGCTTTCCGAGTGCCTGCTGGACAATGTTCCCCTCAGCCAGGCGCTGGTTCCCACCGGGGTGGGACGGTTGTCGTTCCTGCCCGCCGGGCGGCAGTTGCAGAACCCAGGAGAGTTGTTCGCTTCTTCGCGCATGGAGATCATGCTTCAGGAGATGAAGCGTCGTTATTCCGACCGCTACATCATCATCGACACCGCACCGGTGCTGCCCTTTGCGGAAACGCGCATCCTGAGCCGCATCGTGGACGGGGTACTGCTGGTGGCGCGGGAGAACATGGCCTCGGTGGACGGGTTGCGCAGCACGTTCGAGGCCATCGAAGGGGCCAACGTGCTTGGTGTCGTCTACAACGACGCAAGCCGTGTCTCGTGGCCGAGCTACCCCGGCTACGGCGACAGGTATGGCCTGGCCTGCGGCTATGGCCGGCGCGACCACCTTGGCAACCCGTAAACGGAGGCTGGGGTGTACACGGAATATTTCCGGTTTCGCGCGAAGCCGTTCGAACTGCTGCCGAACCCGGACTTCCTGTATCCGAGCAAGGCCCATCGGAAGGCCATCGCCTACCTTGAGTACGGGCTGCTGGAGAGAGCCGGATTCATTCTGCTGACCGGCGAGGTTGGTGCGGGCAAGACGACGCTCATTCGCGACCTGCTCAAGCGCACCACGGGTAACGTCCCCATGTCGAAGGTGTTCAACACCTGCGTGGACGCGACGCAACTGGTGGCCATGATCAACGATGATTTCGGGCTTGAGACGCAAGGCAGGGACAAGGTGACCATGCTGCGCGACCTGAATTCCTATCTCATCGAGCAGTTCGCCGCGCGAAAGCACCCCGTGCTGATCATCGACGAGGCGCAAAACCTGCCCCCCGAGGTGCTTGAGGAACTGCGCATGCTGTCGAATCTGGAGACGGACAACGCCAAGCTGCTTCAGATCATACTCGTCGGGCAGCCAGAGTTGCGCGACCGCATTCGTTCCCCGCAGCTTATCCAGTTGCGGCAACGCATTCTGGTGCAGTGCCATCTTTCGCCGCTCACTGCCGAGGAGACTGCGGAATATGTCCTCTTTCGGCTTGAACGCGCCGGCAACCGCGATGCGTTGCAGTGGGGGCCGGATGTCCTGGACATGATCCACAAGGCCACCCGCGGAGTGCCCCGCCTGGTCAACATCCTGTGCGGGTATGCCTTGCTTGATGCCTATGCCGCCGACCGCAGGCATGTGGCGGCGGAAATGCTGGACGACCTGCTGAAATCCATGGATTTCGAGCGCCAGTTCTGGCCCACGGCGGAAGCCATGCCCGATGCGGACGCCACGGTCGGCGTTTCTCCGGCCGGGGCAGCGCTGCCGCCAGCGGTCACCTCGCCCCGGCTTTCGCCCGCGTTGCAGCGGGTCAGCGCGCTGCTTTCCGGTGTGTTGCAACGGGTGGGCGAGTTGGAGCAGGCGCAGGCGCGCGCGGGCGAGGATGCGCACCTGCAACTGGCCGAGCGCCAGCGGTCGCTTGAACACCGTGTGGTGCAACTGGCCGAGTGCGTCGAACGGATGAACCTTGGCCAGGCGTTGCAGCAGGTGCAGGTAACGCGCGAAGTGGCGCCTTCGGTGGAGCGCAAGCCCGCGCGGCGGCAGGGGTGGATACGGCGGTGGCTTGCGGGCGGGTAGCTCTTGGCCCGTCCCGGGACGATGAAACCGATCGGGAGCAAAGCCTTCTCCCGGAGAGTGGTGGTGTTCATGAATCCGATGTCTTCCGTACTGTCCATGTTGCCAGGAGCCGCATATGCCTGCCTGTTCCAGGCTCTCCGGCGGTTGCGCGGGGCGGCGTTCATGCTCTCGATTGGCGTTGTATGCCTTTGCCCGGGAATGCTGCGCGCTGAAGCCGTGCAGAATGTTGAGACGGGTATTGGGTTTGGGCTGGAATACAACGACAACGTCAAGGAAGAAAAAAACGGCGAGGGTGACTTCATTACACACATAAAACCTTCTCTGAAATATGAATACGGAGCTGATCGCGTATCCGCAAACCTGTCCTACAAGGGCGACTACCAATACTACACGGGCGGAACATCTGCAGACGACTACGCGCACACGCTTGATGCGCGGCTGAGCCTTGCCATGGTGGAGAACCTGCTCTTTCTCGACATCTCGGAAAACCTGCGCCCCGTCTACCGGCAGGCATCACGCGGCGACGTGGTCGAATACGACACCCGGCGCGACCAGACAGACCAGAACATTTTTTCCGTATCACCCTACTTCACGCTTCATCCGGGTGAACGCACGAACATCAAGGCAGGCTACCGGTTCAGCGACATTCGCTACGCGGAAGAAAGCGCGCCGGGAGAGGGCAGCACCAGCATCGTTCCGGGCTGGAGCAGCGGTCAGTCGGCCATGGACAGCAACGTCAAGCAGCAGCACGAGTTGTTCGCCAATGCAGAACGCGATGTGACGGAGCTGTTCACCCTGTTGTTCGGTTACGAGCTGTTGCGGCAGGAGTCGGAGGAACAGACCGACTTCCATCGGCACAAGCCGTATCTGGGCGGCCGTTACGAATACAGCGATTCAGG
It encodes:
- a CDS encoding TIGR03016 family PEP-CTERM system-associated outer membrane protein yields the protein MNPMSSVLSMLPGAAYACLFQALRRLRGAAFMLSIGVVCLCPGMLRAEAVQNVETGIGFGLEYNDNVKEEKNGEGDFITHIKPSLKYEYGADRVSANLSYKGDYQYYTGGTSADDYAHTLDARLSLAMVENLLFLDISENLRPVYRQASRGDVVEYDTRRDQTDQNIFSVSPYFTLHPGERTNIKAGYRFSDIRYAEESAPGEGSTSIVPGWSSGQSAMDSNVKQQHELFANAERDVTELFTLLFGYELLRQESEEQTDFHRHKPYLGGRYEYSDSGSVQVRAGPMLTETDDGEESTSFYYLAGVAQKLGRAVLTFDALRDFTEDPESGRNILRTSYTAGVGFTFDRSSLNASLGYAEYEQTIDAGGTKFWRPGMRYIYELTDRLKANVAVSAELDAGSSSLKSDRYYASTGLNYELSETSWVGITYRFKNVDTEGHDDDFTVNRIMLEWGMTF
- a CDS encoding XrtA/PEP-CTERM system-associated ATPase, with product MYTEYFRFRAKPFELLPNPDFLYPSKAHRKAIAYLEYGLLERAGFILLTGEVGAGKTTLIRDLLKRTTGNVPMSKVFNTCVDATQLVAMINDDFGLETQGRDKVTMLRDLNSYLIEQFAARKHPVLIIDEAQNLPPEVLEELRMLSNLETDNAKLLQIILVGQPELRDRIRSPQLIQLRQRILVQCHLSPLTAEETAEYVLFRLERAGNRDALQWGPDVLDMIHKATRGVPRLVNILCGYALLDAYAADRRHVAAEMLDDLLKSMDFERQFWPTAEAMPDADATVGVSPAGAALPPAVTSPRLSPALQRVSALLSGVLQRVGELEQAQARAGEDAHLQLAERQRSLEHRVVQLAECVERMNLGQALQQVQVTREVAPSVERKPARRQGWIRRWLAGG
- a CDS encoding TIGR03013 family XrtA/PEP-CTERM system glycosyltransferase; this encodes MLDAPVMRLLRDSVWLLLALGFGLVPAFASFGIRGIPPAPDMLVLAAVVLLCVHGVERLDPPAAREAGLFRTAAAVLAASVVLYALNVGQGVLFRHETQGLAVLVWFALLRGACIVLSGYWRFFPSLAPGVLVLGSGEGLRAMRQLVASTDGRYRLKGVIPCASEERAGAWAGRCGPVDPAAALDAAMRAALAGDGLVAVVRREKVRIIVVCLAERRGTFPVDAVLRCRMAGVEVLDSSSFYERVTRKLYIENMTPSWLIFAPGFRISRWRNAMKRLADIVLALLALAVVGPFLPLVALAVRLESAGPVFFRQVRVGRGGREFVIFKFRTMRDGAERDTGPVWARIGDSRVTPLGAMLRRFRIDELAQLANVLRGDMSFIGPRPERPEFVEGLSRDIPFYSERHAVKPGLTGWAQVRYPYGASREDALEKLRYDLYYIKNGSWKLDVEILFRTLGVILLGYGAR
- a CDS encoding XrtA system polysaccharide chain length determinant translates to MPPEGQRQERSCAPAAEGPDIRRHLALLRERAVPFCIITVVVTLLGVAASYVLPKRYQANSTVSIEQNVISDFVKGIAITPSLEAKMRIIKVSVLSRRTLLQVIQDLDMDLDAKGDDLERLIETTRNNVDIGHDEKKGLFYIHYVNSSPVRARDFVNTLTRRYIEESTASKREESYEATRFLSDQIAVFQKRIDTAQQGIDEFKSDKGLILSLNENILREEIKETEHRLGETRIRKNERLAQLNIMEHSSSGGGKLAEKEATYRAMLRTYTERHPDMVRARNEIEAMRVGPPSGGGRTASLEYQRVKVELDALTEMERAQLELLEKDKRLLQELPAVQTELKVLEQTRQNEMLIYEQLVARYGQSEVSKQMELQDKAVSFRIIEPAILPLVHKFPNRPLIMIGSIFFGMALAAGSIVAHDIAVRRVRSLEDLTSLGCQVLGVLPRIETLRDTALLRRRAWAMGITAVILLLVSVLALAEYLGFHGVDSLFARIRASLFNSI
- a CDS encoding polysaccharide biosynthesis/export family protein, which gives rise to MKALRIILMALTVACTASFGMCADYIIDIGDVLHVHVWGEKELDVQTNVRPDGKITLPGVGDVDAAGNTTVQLQERIAETLGTIVRDPMVTVSVSTSHNNAVVVHGAGVKPGVVPLEGRTTLLQLLTRIAPESTADLDAATLTRNGTVMMTGFRDLYERGATAADMNLMGGDRIFVPFREKWNVYVIGAVEKPMAIPHHEGMTMLEAVLAAGGFTRFADRNQTEIVRDTKGQRQVMRVRAGDLIDKGDLGENRLLMPGDYVIAKKGLF
- a CDS encoding XrtA-associated tyrosine autokinase; its protein translation is MSRIEEALERARREQQRPAEGGSGPPSGPLLPALIPTVPPPFRESTPPPDAQAESPRRQVRLDSKLIAAAGFGSPLGEEYRKLKERIVHMARRGGSMNMFMVTSSVMGEGKTLVSANLAISLAQEFDSTVLLVDADLRAPSSHLLFGVDTSPGLSECLLDNVPLSQALVPTGVGRLSFLPAGRQLQNPGELFASSRMEIMLQEMKRRYSDRYIIIDTAPVLPFAETRILSRIVDGVLLVARENMASVDGLRSTFEAIEGANVLGVVYNDASRVSWPSYPGYGDRYGLACGYGRRDHLGNP
- a CDS encoding PilZ domain-containing protein; the encoded protein is MYPFDASLDACVSGAGQMLSFHPAAHAGKVYLLVNEGATVMKLHIGEFMRVQLLGVSQYAKYNTKHVVKDVGIRYSSIDRCEWICSQHEKRKTLRKGVSIDSVVRIEKGYNDIFYTAAIVKNISLCGMRLEVHSKSIDEHSGMEHIRNIDVVLKFPSGCEVLIFKCDVRYVEISGVMVVGAEFVLPDEVTLRHVVRFLLTSSCQKVSRLDTCRSSLQMSGFPTGVPV
- a CDS encoding tetratricopeptide repeat protein, producing the protein MLSALLCGCGSDRSDDFLTEGRKLMEQGNPGGAVVFFKNALENNPGDYGMHLELGKAYLKLGKFNLAEVELQKCYRQQPGDPGLNLALGELYVKRSNPDAAQTHLAQFESSVGATAASREFTGVALYQQKHSDEARHALEQSIELDPSRVSSRLVLARLHQARGDLAAARAVTDKAVEVAPTSIEALKQKADLFMQQGDMEQALATFRQVTAQYPHEEYSRYMVGALLLQTGKVEEARAALDAMRLDFKDSSLAFLLGGMLASQEHDYAEAVTLFQRSVALRPSVDGYFKLGVALYAKGDLEIALSQFQRILDVAPRHSAARRMVATTLLRQKRTGEAIEEARRLLADHPGDAAAHLLLANAYLAEGDTSGAEKEFEASLAIDSGQIGALLQISALRQSVGRMDEALEDLKMAVVVAPASLAARNAIYSFYLARGDLAKAEVVVREGLNGTPQDAVLYSMLVPLHAREKDDAKALDAIAKAHVADPGFAEAYMLGARLHAAAGRNGQALAECDAYLAYAPDAQGFLVASGALLDLLGRTEEADARYARALLGKNPRVVLLAATREAAAGRPEKSRKLLEAALAVHDMESLREALAVLYVRSSQPDKAIALYDALEITRPHEAAIGRYRLLMSLGKNEDAVAVGRKMMQREPASPLGAILVATAFESMGKRKDGLRELDAAYNHVPSPDLLVAMGGMSERDGDPVKAETYYRKALKLKGDSPAMMALAGLHMRRNELAPAIELYSSVVSLQPDNVVALNNLAMAYSRKNGEQRRALQLSLQAYMRSPDSVDVLDTLGTCLMLNDRADDASRAFTRAVALWPENPTLRYRLAESHFKAGRKEQAAEHARVALTATDFPEAGKARELLGKAGN